A single Endozoicomonas sp. NE40 DNA region contains:
- the hutX gene encoding heme utilization cystosolic carrier protein HutX, producing the protein MNTQEAVRKLIAENPEKLPAEIAAELNISELEAVSNLPEEMVALLDGSLFETLTEEFRTWGEVLTVIDVEGHIFELAGVFPKGGKKFGYYNMSDRDTPLKGHLKLDGFSKIALVSKPFHGVDTKSVQFFSHAGKTVFKLYIRRNKDKSFVAEQLEKFEALKKLAV; encoded by the coding sequence ATGAACACTCAAGAAGCTGTACGCAAACTGATTGCTGAAAACCCGGAAAAACTGCCAGCGGAAATCGCTGCCGAGCTGAACATTTCCGAACTGGAAGCCGTTTCCAACCTGCCGGAAGAAATGGTAGCCCTGCTGGACGGTAGCCTGTTTGAAACCCTGACCGAAGAGTTTCGTACCTGGGGTGAAGTGCTGACGGTGATTGATGTGGAAGGCCATATCTTTGAACTGGCTGGTGTTTTCCCTAAAGGTGGCAAAAAATTCGGTTACTACAACATGAGTGACCGTGACACGCCACTGAAAGGTCACCTGAAGCTGGACGGTTTCAGCAAAATTGCCCTGGTATCCAAACCTTTCCATGGCGTTGATACAAAATCTGTGCAATTTTTCAGCCATGCTGGTAAAACAGTCTTCAAACTTTATATTCGTCGCAACAAAGACAAAAGCTTTGTTGCCGAACAGCTGGAAAAGTTTGAAGCACTGAAAAAGCTGGCAGTTTAA
- a CDS encoding sulfatase — translation MRKTLLALAAAAACSANIAAAETAPTNVVLFTADDLGYEVFSLFTEGLPDLTPNMDKYAAQGVQFMHAHSNTSICMPSRSIMATGLYGISSGMMGFMNLKDQSIPTVMGTLSDNGYRTGVLGKVSHSTPDMDYQWNFVQDYRELGAGRDPELYYQFTKDFIAESKKNGQPFYLMVNSHDPHRAFHDPENPMRNGDIAKPSKLFSTDEVIVPEYLPDLPQTRVELSHYYNSVRRLDDTFGRVIEALDEKGVADDTMVIFLSDNGSAFPFAKANTYMFSSRTHFFVNWPNGDLKASHVDDKNFISTVDIFPTILDATGIEVDASFDGETILPLLRGESQENREYVYTQIDYKIGGPATPMRAVQSEKYGYIFNPWSREGANYRNSNEGEIINAMLDSDDEALHDRVTMFRERVVEEFYDLEKDPGSLNNLVDHPEYQDVVNEYRDRLEQWMKDHNDPVLPMLAVRDNHRKLDRMMARDYPKKNSLMPQAQIEKIRARQAERRERRNRNNRRNQES, via the coding sequence ATGAGGAAGACACTTCTGGCACTGGCGGCTGCGGCTGCATGTTCTGCCAACATAGCGGCTGCAGAAACAGCACCAACCAATGTGGTTCTGTTTACAGCAGATGATCTGGGCTATGAAGTATTCAGCCTGTTCACTGAAGGGTTGCCTGACCTGACGCCGAATATGGACAAATATGCGGCACAGGGTGTGCAGTTTATGCATGCGCATTCCAACACATCGATCTGTATGCCCAGCCGCTCCATCATGGCCACCGGCCTGTATGGTATCAGCAGTGGCATGATGGGTTTTATGAACCTGAAAGACCAGTCCATTCCTACCGTTATGGGAACACTGTCTGATAATGGTTACCGTACCGGTGTGCTGGGAAAGGTGTCCCACTCAACACCTGACATGGATTATCAGTGGAACTTTGTTCAGGATTACCGTGAGCTGGGCGCAGGTCGTGACCCTGAACTGTACTACCAGTTCACCAAAGACTTTATTGCCGAAAGCAAGAAGAACGGTCAGCCATTTTACCTGATGGTGAACTCTCACGATCCTCACAGAGCATTCCATGACCCGGAAAACCCGATGCGAAATGGCGATATTGCCAAGCCATCAAAGCTGTTTTCTACCGATGAAGTCATTGTTCCTGAATACCTGCCAGATCTGCCACAAACCCGTGTTGAACTGAGTCATTATTACAACTCTGTACGCCGCCTTGACGATACCTTTGGCCGGGTCATCGAAGCTCTGGATGAAAAAGGTGTGGCTGACGACACCATGGTGATTTTCCTGTCAGACAACGGCTCAGCTTTCCCGTTTGCCAAGGCAAACACCTATATGTTCAGTAGCCGGACACATTTCTTTGTTAACTGGCCGAACGGTGACCTGAAAGCCAGCCATGTAGACGACAAGAACTTTATTTCTACGGTCGATATTTTCCCAACGATCCTGGATGCGACCGGTATTGAGGTTGATGCCAGCTTTGACGGTGAAACCATCCTTCCGCTGTTGCGTGGTGAAAGTCAGGAAAACCGGGAGTATGTATACACACAGATCGATTACAAGATTGGCGGCCCTGCAACGCCAATGCGTGCGGTTCAGAGTGAGAAGTACGGTTACATCTTTAACCCGTGGAGCCGTGAAGGTGCTAACTACAGGAACTCCAATGAAGGTGAAATCATCAACGCCATGCTCGACAGCGATGATGAAGCACTGCACGACCGTGTAACGATGTTCCGTGAGCGGGTTGTTGAAGAGTTCTACGACCTGGAAAAAGACCCGGGCAGCCTGAACAACCTGGTTGATCACCCGGAATATCAGGATGTCGTAAATGAGTACAGAGACCGTCTGGAACAGTGGATGAAAGACCACAATGATCCGGTTCTGCCTATGCTGGCGGTTCGTGATAACCACCGTAAGCTGGATCGAATGATGGCACGGGACTATCCGAAAAAGAATTCTCTGATGCCTCAGGCCCAGATTGAGAAAATCCGGGCCAGACAGGCTGAGCGTCGTGAGCGCCGAAATCGTAACAATCGACGCAATCAGGAGAGTTAA
- a CDS encoding YbaN family protein: MCSNTLIRWPGWIADEIKQLMKKILLVIGGCLSLGLGILGIVVPLLPTTPLVLLSAWCFARSSDRLYNWLISHPRFGQVILNWQNHRGMQAKHKKKALLLTIASFVFSIALAPMKIKILLVFIGICVMTGVSLIRVIPETNS; this comes from the coding sequence ATGTGTTCAAACACCCTGATCCGCTGGCCGGGCTGGATAGCTGATGAGATTAAACAGCTGATGAAAAAGATATTGCTGGTTATTGGCGGTTGCTTATCCCTGGGGCTGGGTATCCTGGGGATTGTTGTGCCGCTGCTGCCCACCACACCGCTGGTGCTGTTGTCGGCCTGGTGCTTTGCTCGTTCCAGTGACCGTCTGTATAACTGGCTGATCAGTCATCCCCGGTTTGGACAGGTCATACTGAACTGGCAGAACCACCGGGGAATGCAGGCAAAGCACAAGAAAAAGGCTTTACTGCTGACCATTGCCAGTTTTGTGTTCAGCATTGCGCTGGCACCGATGAAGATCAAGATTCTGCTGGTGTTTATTGGCATTTGTGTCATGACGGGCGTGAGCCTGATTCGGGTTATACCCGAAACCAATTCATAA
- a CDS encoding nitrous oxide-stimulated promoter family protein, which produces MRKQVERRALEPLEGELAKEFKTIVAMTHIYCRDHHSLKNHGSISGLCDECTRFRNFAEYRLSKCPYGQDKPTCKYCPVHCYKNDMKELARTIMIYSGPRMLLRHPILAIRHLLHDRKAVPDLPKKKRKKTTEETVITSEQ; this is translated from the coding sequence ATGAGAAAGCAGGTTGAGCGTCGCGCTCTGGAACCACTTGAGGGCGAACTGGCCAAAGAGTTCAAGACCATTGTTGCCATGACCCATATTTATTGTCGTGATCATCACAGTCTGAAAAATCATGGCAGTATTTCCGGGTTGTGTGATGAATGTACCCGGTTCAGGAATTTTGCCGAATACCGTCTGTCAAAGTGTCCTTATGGCCAGGACAAGCCAACCTGCAAGTACTGTCCGGTCCACTGCTATAAAAACGATATGAAAGAACTGGCCCGGACCATCATGATTTACAGTGGTCCGCGCATGCTGCTCAGGCATCCGATACTGGCTATTCGACACCTGTTGCATGATCGCAAGGCAGTGCCTGATCTGCCAAAGAAAAAGCGTAAAAAGACCACAGAAGAAACGGTGATAACAAGTGAGCAGTAA
- a CDS encoding sulfatase-like hydrolase/transferase, translated as MKTNKWRAGLLATACALSINSWAGSEVAGAATEEARRPNIVLLFSDDMGYADAGFQNRSQDVVTPNMDRIAADGVIFSSGYVTGTVCGPSRAGLMTGRYQQRFGYHDNTAPYSRDAETPLGLDLSVPTMANYLADAGYRTGMVGKWHDAEPEEYWPHNRGFEEFFGFNNGAATYYVGPMNEAKYDYKKEAAIYRNGKLVDNFDQYLTDKFGDEAVDYIGRNKDEAFFLYVAFNAIHSPMEPKQVDMDRFADIKDENRRKAVAMNYNMDENIGKILDKLEKEGLMDNTLIVYLADNGGKLNDNYSLNTPLRGEKGSFWEGGIRIPFTMSWKGTIPSGQTIDEPVISLDLMTTFLAAAGVEKQAEWQLDGENLMPLMTGKVDQLEDRFLFWANSRGWAVRDRNWKLYDENARRVRQKPMLFNLSDDMEEQHELTEKFPKEAERLLSAYNKWNAENDTPRWGWNRQQFPHYNGHHSREERLAQGEEVRKAEDAANEDRRAKARAVIDAG; from the coding sequence TTGAAAACAAATAAATGGCGAGCGGGTCTTCTGGCAACAGCCTGCGCCCTGTCGATTAATTCCTGGGCTGGCTCAGAAGTAGCCGGTGCTGCCACTGAAGAAGCCAGACGTCCAAATATTGTTCTGCTGTTCTCCGACGACATGGGCTATGCCGATGCAGGTTTTCAGAACCGCAGTCAGGATGTGGTCACACCAAACATGGATCGCATTGCGGCAGACGGTGTGATTTTCAGCTCCGGTTATGTGACTGGTACCGTGTGCGGCCCTTCCCGGGCAGGGCTGATGACCGGTCGTTATCAGCAGCGTTTTGGCTATCACGATAATACGGCTCCGTACTCCAGAGATGCAGAGACTCCCCTGGGCCTGGATCTGAGTGTGCCGACGATGGCGAACTATCTTGCCGACGCCGGTTATCGCACCGGTATGGTGGGCAAATGGCACGACGCGGAACCTGAGGAATACTGGCCCCATAACCGAGGCTTCGAGGAGTTCTTTGGCTTTAACAATGGCGCCGCAACGTATTACGTCGGGCCTATGAATGAAGCCAAATACGATTACAAAAAAGAAGCCGCTATCTATCGCAATGGCAAACTGGTGGATAACTTTGACCAGTACCTGACCGACAAGTTCGGTGATGAGGCCGTGGATTACATTGGGCGCAACAAGGATGAAGCGTTCTTCCTGTATGTTGCTTTCAATGCTATCCATAGCCCGATGGAGCCAAAGCAGGTTGATATGGACCGCTTTGCTGATATTAAGGATGAAAACCGTCGTAAGGCGGTTGCCATGAATTACAACATGGACGAGAACATCGGCAAGATTCTCGACAAGCTGGAAAAAGAAGGCTTGATGGACAACACCCTGATCGTCTATCTGGCCGACAACGGCGGCAAACTGAACGACAACTACTCTCTGAATACGCCTCTGCGTGGTGAAAAAGGCAGTTTCTGGGAAGGTGGTATCCGTATTCCGTTCACCATGTCCTGGAAAGGCACTATTCCTTCAGGCCAGACCATTGACGAACCTGTTATTTCGCTGGACCTGATGACAACGTTTTTGGCCGCTGCTGGTGTTGAGAAGCAGGCAGAATGGCAGCTGGATGGTGAAAACCTGATGCCTCTGATGACCGGGAAGGTTGACCAGCTGGAAGACCGTTTCCTGTTCTGGGCGAACTCCCGTGGCTGGGCTGTACGGGACCGGAACTGGAAGCTTTATGATGAGAATGCTCGTCGTGTAAGGCAAAAGCCAATGTTGTTTAATCTGTCTGATGATATGGAAGAGCAGCATGAGCTGACTGAGAAATTCCCAAAAGAAGCTGAACGACTTCTGTCTGCTTACAATAAATGGAATGCTGAGAACGATACGCCGCGCTGGGGCTGGAATCGTCAGCAGTTCCCTCATTACAACGGTCACCACAGCCGGGAAGAACGTCTGGCTCAGGGTGAAGAGGTGCGAAAAGCAGAAGATGCAGCCAATGAAGATCGCCGGGCAAAGGCGCGGGCTGTAATTGATGCGGGCTGA
- the hutW gene encoding heme anaerobic degradation radical SAM methyltransferase ChuW/HutW has product MTKPVVLTEAMTGRSVPDPLRHAFDLKTSAHSRGAGTPLPPMMWQESWNQLMSKPFGEGRRAAYFHIPFCRTKCSYCGFFQNTTKADMVEKYVDYLVREIEMTAQLPNVQSAPIQAVYFGGGTPTDLTADQIRRLGKVIRDNLPLANDCEVTFESRFNGLTDEKIDACVEAGFNRFSLGVQTFNGEIRRKMSRIDTEEVLTERLQKLMSTGQIAVVVDLIFGLPYQTMDDWLKDLDKLVESGIDGADLYQLILMGNTRMAASIEKGSMPEPANTAEKAGLFKAGIEHLNKHHYRRLSVSHWGRTTRERNIYNHLSKSGCDVIPFGSGAGGNIAGHSMMLHRKLDDYFAAIDNGEKPVMGVVAPSSLHKAFGAAGAAFDLGYLNLKEMDRSGFEFSIRCEPLFEEWVNNGLAERSGHYLNLTLAGQFWAVNMNQGLQAYMLELTEEVAESGGHMGGHHLSGSEKPDDELEKLMAKMPKSMLDKMPKGHKGFTGKEDIPSGCPVHKLINWIRK; this is encoded by the coding sequence ATGACCAAACCAGTTGTTCTGACGGAAGCCATGACAGGTCGTTCAGTGCCTGATCCCCTGCGCCATGCGTTCGACCTGAAAACCTCTGCCCACAGCCGTGGTGCCGGTACACCTCTGCCGCCTATGATGTGGCAGGAAAGCTGGAACCAGCTGATGTCCAAACCTTTTGGTGAAGGCAGGCGAGCTGCGTATTTCCATATTCCTTTCTGCCGTACCAAATGTTCTTACTGTGGTTTCTTCCAGAACACCACTAAAGCCGACATGGTCGAAAAATACGTCGACTATCTGGTACGTGAAATCGAAATGACCGCCCAGCTGCCTAATGTGCAGAGCGCTCCGATTCAGGCGGTTTACTTTGGCGGCGGTACACCGACCGACCTGACCGCTGATCAGATTCGCCGTCTGGGTAAAGTGATTCGTGACAATCTGCCACTGGCAAACGACTGTGAAGTGACGTTTGAATCCCGTTTTAATGGACTGACCGATGAAAAGATTGATGCCTGTGTAGAAGCTGGCTTCAACCGTTTTTCCCTGGGTGTGCAAACCTTCAACGGTGAAATCCGTCGCAAGATGAGCCGTATTGATACGGAAGAAGTACTCACCGAACGTCTTCAGAAACTGATGTCCACCGGGCAGATTGCCGTGGTGGTTGACCTGATCTTTGGCCTGCCTTACCAGACCATGGACGACTGGCTGAAAGACCTGGATAAACTGGTTGAAAGTGGCATCGATGGTGCTGACCTGTATCAGCTGATTCTGATGGGCAATACCCGTATGGCAGCCAGTATCGAAAAAGGCAGCATGCCGGAACCGGCGAATACAGCTGAAAAAGCCGGACTGTTCAAGGCCGGTATCGAACACCTGAATAAACACCACTACCGTCGCCTGAGTGTCAGTCACTGGGGTCGTACAACCCGTGAACGTAACATATACAACCATCTGTCCAAGTCCGGTTGTGACGTGATTCCTTTTGGTTCCGGTGCAGGCGGCAATATTGCCGGTCACAGCATGATGCTACACCGCAAACTGGATGACTATTTTGCCGCTATCGACAACGGTGAAAAACCGGTGATGGGTGTGGTGGCTCCGAGTTCTCTCCACAAAGCCTTTGGTGCTGCGGGTGCTGCCTTTGATCTGGGGTACCTGAACCTGAAAGAGATGGACAGGAGTGGTTTTGAATTCAGCATCCGTTGTGAACCGCTGTTTGAAGAGTGGGTGAACAACGGTCTGGCTGAACGTTCCGGGCATTATCTGAACCTGACGCTGGCCGGGCAGTTCTGGGCAGTGAACATGAACCAGGGTCTGCAGGCTTATATGCTGGAGCTGACAGAAGAAGTCGCTGAGTCTGGTGGTCATATGGGTGGTCATCATTTGTCAGGTAGCGAGAAACCTGATGACGAGCTGGAAAAGCTGATGGCGAAAATGCCAAAGAGCATGCTCGACAAAATGCCTAAAGGTCATAAGGGTTTTACCGGTAAGGAAGACATTCCATCCGGTTGCCCGGTACACAAATTAATTAACTGGATTCGCAAATAA
- a CDS encoding MFS transporter, with protein MVRCRQFILLLIVFLIFACLYSPQPVFPYLSDYFQSNPAQTSELVTRIMLVLCFGAFISGLLLRAISARMILLVCFPLLGGMEILFSSAEHIEHALALKTIEGVLFSAILPALMTALADTSGKAGDAVVWYVSASVTGSVCGRFLSGSLISAGYHSPVWIIMGSAMLVISPFFLLLDRISGNPEHIQLKTALAEVLGRKDVWACVFLIFAAICCLASVLNYLPFHMRSRHPEMSAAQIATLYTGYICAIISSMLTPKARRCAGNDRFLFRLTLFSLLLGMMILVVDYYGSCLVAVAIICGAVFMLHSGLSAYLNQHVAEHRRVVNGVYLTSYYLGGAFSSMLPGSLFMSMGWLWLLGGLFILLCVAIAVVNLVEC; from the coding sequence GTGGTTCGTTGCAGACAGTTTATTCTGCTTCTTATTGTCTTTCTGATCTTTGCCTGCCTGTATTCACCGCAGCCGGTGTTTCCCTATCTGTCTGATTACTTTCAGTCCAATCCGGCGCAAACCTCGGAACTGGTAACCCGCATCATGCTGGTTCTGTGCTTTGGGGCGTTTATATCCGGACTGCTTCTCAGAGCTATTTCAGCCCGGATGATTTTGCTGGTGTGCTTCCCCCTACTGGGGGGGATGGAGATTCTTTTTTCCTCAGCTGAACACATTGAACATGCCCTTGCCCTGAAAACCATCGAAGGCGTACTGTTCTCCGCTATTTTACCCGCACTGATGACGGCTCTGGCTGACACATCCGGGAAGGCCGGTGATGCGGTGGTGTGGTATGTGTCGGCTTCAGTGACCGGATCGGTGTGTGGACGCTTTTTGAGTGGTTCGCTGATTTCGGCCGGATACCACTCTCCGGTGTGGATCATCATGGGCTCAGCCATGCTGGTGATATCGCCGTTTTTTCTGCTGCTGGATCGAATCTCTGGCAATCCTGAACATATTCAGCTGAAAACGGCTTTAGCCGAAGTGCTGGGACGCAAGGATGTCTGGGCGTGTGTGTTTCTTATATTTGCGGCTATCTGCTGTCTGGCTTCTGTCCTGAATTACCTGCCTTTTCACATGCGCTCACGGCATCCTGAGATGTCGGCAGCGCAGATTGCCACTCTTTACACGGGTTATATCTGCGCCATTATCAGTTCAATGCTGACGCCTAAGGCGAGGCGCTGTGCGGGTAATGACCGGTTCCTGTTTCGACTGACGCTGTTCTCGCTGTTGCTGGGGATGATGATTCTGGTGGTGGATTACTACGGGTCGTGCCTTGTGGCGGTGGCGATTATCTGTGGCGCTGTTTTTATGCTGCACAGTGGATTGTCGGCGTATCTTAACCAGCATGTTGCTGAGCACCGCCGGGTTGTGAACGGGGTGTATCTGACCAGCTATTATCTGGGAGGAGCGTTCAGCAGCATGTTACCCGGTAGTCTGTTTATGTCGATGGGCTGGCTCTGGTTGCTGGGAGGGTTGTTTATTCTGTTATGTGTAGCGATTGCTGTTGTTAATCTGGTTGAATGCTGA
- a CDS encoding NAD(P)H-binding protein, which produces MSSKPRISPRISIVGYGRVGLPLAKALKEKGYDVTGTVTGSDKREKLVAEGLDTHILSFDPQPQGDLAAAMEADVLVVTVPPSMRAPHEFPAVMENLANAAAGSGVKKVLLIATTSVYHQTGDVVREEDATPDASPFLGISWLPVEQLFSERDEFETTVVRFSGLMGGGINPGMYFAGRELKGANDPVNMIHIDDCVGVMAAIIEQDIWGEAFNASADEHPSKRDFYTKACESAGLSAPVFSDEPSPYRIVNCDKLKQRLGYVFKHPDPLAGLDS; this is translated from the coding sequence GTGAGCAGTAAACCTCGTATAAGCCCTCGCATAAGCATTGTGGGCTATGGTCGTGTCGGTCTGCCCCTGGCTAAAGCCCTGAAAGAAAAAGGGTACGACGTAACCGGTACGGTCACCGGTTCTGATAAGCGCGAAAAGCTGGTGGCTGAAGGGCTTGATACCCACATTCTCAGCTTTGATCCGCAACCTCAGGGCGATCTGGCGGCGGCTATGGAAGCCGATGTGCTGGTGGTCACCGTTCCACCTTCCATGCGCGCTCCCCATGAGTTTCCTGCTGTCATGGAAAACCTGGCGAATGCTGCGGCAGGCAGTGGCGTTAAGAAAGTGCTGCTGATTGCCACGACTTCTGTCTATCACCAGACAGGTGACGTAGTTCGTGAAGAAGACGCGACCCCCGACGCAAGTCCGTTTCTGGGTATTTCCTGGTTGCCGGTTGAACAGCTTTTCTCTGAGCGGGATGAGTTTGAAACAACCGTTGTACGCTTCTCCGGTCTGATGGGCGGTGGCATTAATCCGGGTATGTACTTTGCCGGTCGCGAGCTGAAAGGCGCAAACGATCCTGTCAATATGATTCATATAGACGATTGCGTTGGCGTAATGGCTGCTATTATCGAACAGGATATATGGGGTGAGGCGTTTAATGCTTCAGCGGATGAACATCCCAGCAAGCGCGACTTCTACACCAAAGCCTGTGAAAGCGCGGGGCTGTCGGCACCGGTTTTCAGTGACGAGCCTTCCCCTTATCGCATCGTAAACTGCGACAAACTGAAGCAGCGTCTTGGGTATGTGTTCAAACACCCTGATCCGCTGGCCGGGCTGGATAGCTGA
- a CDS encoding TonB-dependent hemoglobin/transferrin/lactoferrin family receptor: MNPSQIRKSSLSVAIASIVATTAVAQEAPNTQPTLMNQVTVTATRTERELDDVASSVSVVTAEDAEKNMARNIQDLVKYEPGVNVTSDSRFGLGSVNVRGMDQNRVKITVDGVDQAGSFGYQKFIQAPRNYFDIENMKAMEVVKGPSSTLHGGDAIGGVVAFVTKDPADYLKPEGDDSYASVKAGYNSSDSSFNETVTFANRTGDLESMLTYTRRDMKERKSYGGRGGEGAGREKADPLTGSSDSLLGKLQYQLNDDHRIGLTGEWQESRTESDLKSLAGDTIGGTEYLSANSDDKSKRHRLGFFHEWEANNAAFDEMKWSFNWQKSHTRQKTYDTVIETEGMLRPTKVQYDRLKDYYYQEDSLQLDATFNKSFDLAHSSHYVTYGISLEQTEQDNLNKTYYSEGEVISGPGTPGRDPYSPARYAPVSTTKQLGFFLQDEIGLMADRLILTPGIRYDRFDVSNKVDQYTPDYADPTALDDKTYDSWTAQIGAVFEINDTWSAFAQYSQGFSTPNLFDMYFEEHMPAGMPVWVKPNPNLKPEESDSYEIGLRANSNLGSMEVTAFYNDYKNFIERVTIEDSDYAFGVYQSQNISDATIKGVEFKGMLWLDEAVGAPRGTRLNTAIAWSQGRGTRVASDYSVHKDEPLNSISPLTAVVGLGYDAPTNDWGSDLTLTLVARKKSSDISELDRDSDMGDTNDSGDQFATSGYGLVDLTAYYKPHQDVTINAGVFNAFDKKYWHWDDVRGLSENYAGLNRYTQPGRNYSVSVKWEI, encoded by the coding sequence ATGAATCCATCCCAGATCCGAAAGAGCAGCCTTTCTGTTGCTATTGCCTCTATCGTTGCGACGACAGCTGTCGCACAGGAAGCACCGAACACCCAACCCACCCTGATGAACCAGGTAACGGTGACTGCAACCCGTACCGAGCGTGAGCTGGACGATGTGGCGAGCAGTGTGTCGGTGGTGACTGCTGAGGATGCTGAGAAGAACATGGCTCGCAATATTCAGGATCTGGTGAAATACGAACCAGGTGTAAATGTGACCAGCGACAGCCGTTTTGGTCTTGGCAGCGTTAATGTCCGTGGTATGGACCAGAATCGTGTCAAGATTACTGTTGATGGTGTTGATCAGGCGGGCTCGTTTGGTTACCAGAAGTTCATTCAGGCTCCTCGTAACTACTTCGATATTGAGAATATGAAAGCAATGGAAGTGGTGAAAGGACCATCTTCCACACTCCATGGTGGTGATGCTATTGGTGGTGTTGTTGCATTTGTAACCAAAGACCCTGCTGATTATCTAAAACCAGAAGGTGATGACAGCTATGCTTCTGTAAAAGCTGGTTATAACAGTTCTGATTCCAGCTTTAATGAAACAGTCACTTTTGCTAACCGCACAGGTGATCTGGAAAGCATGCTGACCTACACCCGCCGTGATATGAAAGAGCGTAAAAGCTATGGCGGCAGGGGGGGAGAAGGTGCCGGCCGTGAAAAGGCCGATCCTTTAACAGGCTCCAGTGACAGCCTTCTGGGTAAACTGCAATACCAGCTCAATGACGATCACCGTATTGGTCTGACTGGTGAGTGGCAGGAATCACGCACCGAGAGTGATCTCAAATCGTTGGCTGGCGATACCATTGGCGGCACTGAATACCTCAGCGCAAACTCTGATGATAAAAGTAAACGTCACCGTCTGGGCTTTTTCCATGAATGGGAAGCCAATAATGCCGCATTTGATGAAATGAAATGGTCTTTCAACTGGCAGAAGAGTCACACAAGACAGAAGACGTATGACACAGTAATAGAAACAGAGGGCATGCTACGGCCCACTAAAGTTCAATATGACCGCCTGAAAGATTACTACTATCAGGAAGACAGCCTGCAACTTGATGCCACCTTCAATAAGTCATTCGACCTGGCACATAGCTCCCACTATGTAACCTATGGTATCAGTCTGGAACAAACCGAGCAGGATAACCTTAATAAGACTTACTACAGCGAAGGTGAGGTTATCAGTGGTCCCGGAACTCCGGGACGAGATCCATACAGCCCTGCCCGCTATGCGCCAGTCTCTACCACTAAGCAGCTTGGATTTTTCCTACAGGATGAAATTGGCTTAATGGCTGACCGCCTCATTCTGACCCCGGGTATTCGTTACGACCGGTTTGATGTATCCAACAAGGTGGATCAGTACACACCTGACTACGCAGACCCGACAGCACTGGATGATAAGACCTACGATAGCTGGACAGCACAGATCGGAGCAGTTTTCGAGATTAATGATACCTGGTCTGCTTTTGCCCAATACAGTCAGGGTTTCAGTACTCCCAATCTGTTTGATATGTATTTCGAAGAGCACATGCCGGCAGGTATGCCTGTCTGGGTTAAGCCAAACCCCAATCTGAAGCCTGAGGAAAGTGACTCTTATGAAATAGGTTTAAGAGCCAACTCCAACCTCGGTAGCATGGAAGTCACTGCATTTTACAATGACTACAAAAACTTTATCGAACGGGTGACCATTGAAGACTCTGATTATGCCTTCGGTGTTTACCAGTCCCAGAACATCAGTGATGCGACAATCAAAGGGGTAGAGTTCAAGGGTATGCTCTGGCTTGATGAAGCAGTCGGTGCGCCTCGTGGCACAAGGTTGAATACAGCCATTGCCTGGAGTCAAGGTCGGGGTACTCGCGTAGCCAGTGACTACAGCGTCCATAAAGATGAGCCACTGAACAGTATTTCACCATTAACTGCTGTTGTTGGTTTGGGCTATGACGCACCGACTAACGATTGGGGTTCAGACCTGACGTTAACTTTGGTTGCTCGCAAAAAGAGCAGCGACATTTCAGAACTCGACCGGGACTCCGATATGGGAGACACCAATGACAGTGGAGACCAGTTTGCCACATCTGGTTATGGTCTGGTTGACCTGACGGCTTACTATAAGCCTCATCAGGATGTAACAATCAATGCTGGTGTCTTCAATGCGTTCGACAAGAAATACTGGCATTGGGATGATGTGCGTGGTCTCTCAGAAAATTACGCTGGTCTCAACCGCTACACCCAACCCGGCCGAAACTACTCCGTCAGCGTGAAATGGGAAATCTAA